From Oncorhynchus masou masou isolate Uvic2021 chromosome 7, UVic_Omas_1.1, whole genome shotgun sequence, one genomic window encodes:
- the LOC135542953 gene encoding OX-2 membrane glycoprotein-like encodes MTETFSHFTSSLEIIFFSKWEISQHDLLHFAGLSQLVRTQQVVITTLGEGAHFSCRLMKPKDVLQVTWQKVTPGATENVASYNKRFGPVVNPPFQRNVEFEDEGLQNCSIVIRGLSRGDGSCYKCLFNDYPEGAISGRTCLQINELYGPSLLITQTNNSHTTLSCSATGRPAPTVTWDHVENISLDKSTMADVTHPNQTVTVTITAMVAASSLPDKDTRVGCVASSVGVVKDVSMVIPTRDQASFAGQSQVSDDRISGTVVGGVMGAVLCLMCLIAVFCVIWRQKRRKDTSSRKPPVPDPEIIRTPLKTPPTSKHVTPTSSPSQIISPERPNDMQCRRKLLEGYENLCDYHTVSHTSVWFGDCFYP; translated from the exons GGCTCTCTCAGCTGGTCAGAACACAGCAGGTTGTCATAACAACCCTGGGAGAGGGTGCTCACTTCAGCTGCAGGCTCATGAAACCCAAAGATGTGCTTCAAGTCACCTGGCAGAAAGTGACACCAGGGGCGACTGAAAATGTGGCCAGCTACAACAAACGATTTGGACCAGTAGTCAACCCACCTTTTCAGAGGAACGTGGAGTTTGAAGACGAGGGACTGCAGAACTGCTCTATTGTCATCAGAGGATTGTCAAGAGGAGACGGGTCCTGCTACAAGTGTCTGTTTAACGACTATCCAGAGGGAGCTATCAGTGGCAGGACCTGCCTCCAAATTAATG AGCTGTATGGACCCTCACTCCTCATCACACAAACCAACAACAGTCACACcactctgtcctgttctgctacTGGACGACCTGCTCCTACAGTAACCTGGGACCACGTAGAAAACATCAGTCTAGACAAATCCACCATGGCTGATGTCACCCATCCCAATCAAACAGTCACTGTCACCATAACTGCCATGGTGGCAGCGTCCAGTCTACCTGACAAAGACACCAGGGTCGGGTGTGTAGCATCATCCGTTGGGGTCGTCAAGGATGTTTCCATGGTGATTCCAACTAGGGATCAAGCTTCATTTGCAG GTCAATCTCAGGTCTCTGATGACAGGATCAGTG GTACAGTGGTTGGTGGAGTGATGGGTGCAGTGTTGTGTTTAATGTGTCTCATTGCTGTATTCTGTGTAATATGGCGGCAAAAGAGGAGAAAAGACACCTCTTCCAG AAAACCCCCAGTTCCTGACCCTGAAATCATCAGAACTCCCTTAAAGACACCACCAACATCCAAACA TGTCACACCAACCTCCAGTCCATCACAAAT AATATCTCCTGAGAGACCAAATGACATGCAATGTAGAAG GAAACTTTTAGAGGGTTATGAGAACTTGTGTGACTACCATACTGTCTCACACACATCTGTGTGGTTCGGAGACTGTTTCTATCCATAG